A stretch of DNA from Hippopotamus amphibius kiboko isolate mHipAmp2 chromosome 5, mHipAmp2.hap2, whole genome shotgun sequence:
CACACGCCCGTGGAGGGCACAGGAGGTGGGGCGACGTCCCAGGTGCTCCGGATGCTGCGTGGGACCCCCGCACCACGCGTGACGACCTCAGTGTGGGTGGCCTTTTCCAGGGAAGGAACTGCTCTGCCTGGCTGCATTCCCTTACAACTGTTTGCAAGTCCATTTCCACAATGGTCATAATGGAGCTCGGCCAGAGtaggtgccccccaccccacgccgGGCCTCCAGTGAGGAACGATGTGGGTGAGGATGGGCATGGCGCAGGACAGCAGTGCTCACTGGGCACTTGGGAGGAGCCAGGCTCCTGATACTCACTTGCCCACTTGGAGGAGGGTATTATGATCTCCATCGCATGGACGGGAAACAGCAACTCCCTAAGTGCCTCACTCGAGGTCACAGAACCAGAAACTGTGAAGGATTCGAACCCAGGACTCTCCAGCCCCAGCAGCGCCATGCTGCCTGCCTGGCACCAGGAGAAACAGGGAGATCCCTTCCTGACTCTGGGGGTAACTCTGTGATTTGGGGGGCTCCTGAGCCTCTCTGTACTCACCTGGGAGTGAGGGGTGCTTCCTGGAAGGCCGTGCAGCAGGTGCCCTTGCAGGCGGGGTCTGTGGAGCTTTTGCTCTGGAGCAGCGAAACGCATACGGCAGAGCACGCCCTTCTCAGGCTGGTGGATtccagaacccccccccccccggctgggtggggcagggaggcggGGCAGGGCTCTGCACGGGCTCCCCGCTGACCTCTAGGAAGTGGGGGGGCCTGGGTGTGGCTCAGCAGCCCTCTCTCCTGGCTCGTTTCTTTTCCAGTAACTGGTGCCCCTACCAGAAGTCCAGGCTGGTCACCTTCGTAGCTGCTTGCAAAACTGAGAAATTCCTCGTCCACTCACAGCAGCCATGTCCACAGGGCGCTCCAGACTGCCAGAAAGTCAAAGTCATGTGAGTGGGGGTGTAGCAGGGTGGGCTATTCGTCCAGGCCCTGTGCCAGCTCACCCTAGAGTTGCTGAGccagccctcctccccccccaGGTACAGCATGGCCCACAGGCCGGTATACCAGGTCAAGCAGAAGGTGCTGGCCTCTGTGGCCTGGAGATGCTGCCCGGGCTTTGCGGGACCTGACTGCCAGGACCACGGTAGGGTTCCCTGTGGCCTCCCTTCCCCCTCGACCTCTGACCCCAGAGGTCACGCAGCCCCTCTGAGCTCTGGAGTCCACATCTGATGCTTCTCTGCAGATCCCATGGCGATCCCTGAGCCGGAAGATCCAGGTGATAGCCTCCAGGAGCCTTGGGATGGGCCAGTTGACTTTGAACCTGGTATGCTGCTTTCCTAGAAGGCACAGGAGGGACAGGCGGGAAGAAAGAACCTGTGTGCCCAGGCCCTTTCTCCTCTGGTAGGGTCATGCCATTTCAGGGAAGCTTGGTCCCCAGAATCAGCAGGGGTCCCTCTGTGGCCCTATGTCACCCTGTCCCCACACAAAGGCACCAGGTTACAGGGCCATCAGTGACTTGCCTGCTGGCTAAGCACATGCACCCTTTCCCTTGACCCTATTTTTCCGGGAAGGACAGGTTCACTGGGCACCCTCCTTACCCTCTGAACTGCATAAGATTCCATGGCCTGAAAGAAGCCTCCCCACAGACCCCTAACCAGGACCAGGAAGTCATGCTGTCCCTGGTCTTGAGTCAGCACAGCAGAACCACCAAGTGACACCATTTGTGAGGCCTTTCAaggccaggccctggttgggatggcGAATAAGTTTCATCGTGTGGTGAACTCCTATCTATGGACAAGGGCTGACTAGAAGGATGTCGAGAAGCCGTGTCCCTGTGACTGGGGAGGAAAGTGTGCTTCGAGGATGAGTCATGTCTGCTGTGGGTTTAGGGGGCAGGGTGAGGGCTCACTGGCCATGCATTTGCCCTTCTGGAGTTAAAGGCTTCTAAGCTCCTGCTCAGAGGACATCACTCCCCTCCCCGCTTTCAGTCCCGAAACTTCCTCTCTGCACCTCATGTGCTCCCCAGGCCTGGGAAGTCAGACCCTCATGTCTCATGTGTATGCAGGCCACCCGGCTGCAGAGATCAGCAACATGGTGGAGCAGCAGGAACACCGGCTGGGAGATCTCCAGAATGACATTCACCAGGGGACAGACAGCCTCCCAGGCCTGTGGAAGGCCCTGGCAAGCAACCTCACAGTGGCAACAGCTGAGGCAAATCAGACAGAGCTTGGTGAGTGGCAAGTTCCTGGGGCTGAGGAAGAGCGCAGCCACATCCTGGGGGATGAGtgggaggggaagcaggaaggCCCAGACCTCAGAGGCACCCCCCTCCTTTGCCCCCTGGGGAGGCTGTCTGCTCCGGAAGGGCTTGTGTAAACACATGCATCTGTTGTAGAGTTTCCCAACAGATCCTTGGAGCAAGTGCTACTGCCCCACATCAACACCTTCCTGCAAGGACATCTCAGCCTCATGTGGAGAAGCTTCAACCAAAGCCTGCACAGCCTCTCCCAGGCCATAAGAAACGTATCTCTTGATGTGGAGGCCAACCGACAGGCCCTCAAGAGGGTCCAGGAGAGCTCTGTGGCCAGAGCTGACTTCCAGGAGCTTGGTGCCAAATTTGAGACCAAGGTCCAGGAGAACGCCCAGAGGGTGGGCCAGCTGCGGCAGGACGTGGAGGGCCGCCTGCACGcccagcacctgtccctgcaccAGTCCCTCTCAGAGGTCCAGGCCGACGTGGACACCAAGTTGAAGAAGCTCCTGAAGGCCCAGGAGTCCCCGGGAGTCAACAGCAGCCTGGTCCTGGCGGCAGCAGGGGCAGCAGCGAGGCCGGAGCCGGAGAGCCTGCAGGCCAGGCTGGGTCAGCTGCAGAGGAACCTCTCTGCGCTGCACGTGGCCGCTGCCCGCAAGGAAGAGGAGTTACAGAGCACCCTGGCAGACATGAAAGCCACcctggcccagcacgtggatgaGATCAAGGAGCTGTATTTGGAATCTGATGACACCTACGAACAGATCAGCAAGGTGGAGCGGCAAATGCAGGAGCTGCTGGTGAACCACACTGCGCTGCGGGAGCTGCGGGTGATCCTGATGGAGAAGTCCCTGATCATGGAGGAGAACAAGGAGGACGTGGAGCGGCAGCTCCTGGAACTCAACCTCACCCTCCAGCACCTGCAGGGCGGCCACGCGGACCTTATTAAGTATGTCAAGGACTGCAACTGCCAGAAACTCTACTTTGACCTGGATGTCATCCGGGAGGGCCAGCGGGACACCACGCGTGCCCTGGAGGAGACCCAGGTGAGCCTGGATGAGCGGCGCCAGCAGGACGACTCCTCCCTGCAGGCCCTGAGCAGCACGGTGGCCGCCCTGTCGCAGACGGTGGACGCGCACGGGGCGGAGGGCGAGCGGGCGCGGGCCGACGTGGCGCGGCTCCGGAGCCAGCTGCGCGCGCTGGGCGGCGAGGTGAGCGCGCTGCGGGCCTCGGAGCCTGAGATCCGCGGCGAGATCCGCCGGCTGCACAGCTCCTTTGCGGCCCTTCTGGAGGACGCGCTGCGGCACGAGGCCGTGCTGGCCTCCCTCTTTGGGGAGGAGGTGATGGAAGAGATGTCCGAGGAGGCGCCCGGCCCGCTGCCCCTGCGCTACGAGCAGATCCGCACTGCCCTGCTGGACGCCGCCAGCGGGCTGCAGGAGCAGGCACTCGGCTGGGACGCGCTGGCCGCCCGGGTGACCGCCCTGGAGACCGCCCTGGAGCGGGCCTCGGGGACCCGCGGGCAGGCCGAGCGCCTGGAGCCCGGTCGGGACGCGTCGCCAGAGGCGACCAGCGGGCTGGATCTGGCTGGGCTAGGCCTGGAGCTCCAGCGCCTGAGCTCCGACATGGTGCGCGTGGGACAGTGCTGCGGGGCCTCCGGGGCCTCCTGGCTCAACAGCTCCCTCGAGGGCCTTCGCGGGGAGCTCTCCACCATCGAGCGCGGCTTGGAGCGGCACCAGCGCCTTTTCCACAGCCTCTTTGGGAACTTCCAAGAGCTCGTGGCAGCCAACGTCAGCCTGGACTTGGGGAAGCTGCAGGCCATGCTgagcaggaaagggaagaagcagCAGAAAGGCCTGGAAACTCCCAGGAGGCGGGACCGGAAGCAAGTGGGGTCTCTCGAGGATGCGCAAGTGAAAGGGCCGGTGCTCTGGGAGGCAGGTGAGTTCCTCTGAGCAGGGGGAGTTTAATAAAGACTGTGCTTCTGCCTCAGAGGGAGCCGGGGTGAAAGACAGCAGAATGACCATCAGTCACCGCTACTCAGGGCCGGCTTTGCCCTTGACCCACCTTCCATTGAGGACTCGGGAGAGGCCTCTTAAGCTACCTGGAGTATGAGGAGACAGAAGTCACATGACTGAGACGGCAGGGAGCAggcagagcccccccccccccccccgtataTACATTTGAGGCTCATATACACACAGCTAGAGTGGCTGCCTGCCTCTCTAACTGTAGAGCGGGgattgggggctgggggggatgCCTCCTTCCTCCATAACCACACCCTCAAATCCCTCCATCTcagctcctcacccctccccgcttcccctgCCATGTGTCTTTAAGCTTTCCCCTGTGTACAGGTGAGTGTGTGGCTAGGGCAGCACCTCACAAGAGGTGAACACAGGGGAAGGCCTTGGGCCCCAAAAGGAGCTCCTTCTGCTAACATGGTGGACCCATGTTGCTGCTCTGAGCCAGGTCCCCTGCAATGCTTTTCTTGGGCTTTGCTGTGGTGAATCATCACAACAGTTCAATGACACATTGTCACTGCCACCTTACCTGAAACTGAGGGTTAGGACAGTGTCCTGCTCGCCCAGCTAGTAAACGGCACACAGGAACCCAGTCCGGCTGTGTCTAGGGAGCTGGCTCTTCGCCTGTGAAAGGCCCTCAGCTGGtccctgcagggccctgggaaGCTGCCTCTGAGGCTAAAGGGATGAGCGCCCAGCCTTCCCAGCCCGTCCCTGAGTGTGGCCCTGGGAAGTGTGCCTAGGCTCTGTGCCTCAAGTGACTTGCCCCTGCCAGAGGGGCTGGCCTTGGGGCTATAGCCACCTCCTCACTCAAACCTGGGCTAAGTACAAGGCTGCCATCTGGGCCATCTGTACCCTCATGTAGCCTGGCATGTGGGCAGTCCAAGGCCTTGCTGAGGACCCCACTGCAAGCCTCCCGTGCTCTCACTCACTCTCCACTATGGCCCCACAGGCCAGTGTCTCCCTGGGAGCAATGGacatagcacaggctctagcaccACTTccgtgtctcagtttcttcctctgtaaaagggAGAACCACTACCTACACCAAAGCGTTGTCAAGAAAACTAGCAGGTACACTTACTAAAAACCTGGCACAAGGCTTAACATTTAGTAGAAACCAGTCAGTGTTTTCCCATTTCTCCAGCATTTTCAGGGCTGAGGCTGCACCTACCTACACTAACTCTTATATCTTACTTACTCTTACTTTTCCCTCTTGTGAGTGGTGCAAGGCCTCGGTTGCCTGATAGTTTAGGTATCTGAGTTCACCacttaatattttgttatttaaaacaattttttccataaaattaaaagtaaaaattcccCCTTATTTGTCTTATGGGAAGGCCAAAGGGCTTGACTATGTGCCCTGCAGGGAAGCCCACTCTCAGTCCACCTGCTGGCAAATCCGTGAAGCACAACCCTTCCACCTTCTGGGGAGCACGTCGGGCCGCTGGCTGGCTGGGGCCTCCGGCAGAGGGCGCGCTAGGCTGGCCTTCCTTCGGTGGGGCGAGCGCGCCACCTCCTGGGTGCTGGGGGAACTGCAGAGTCAGCAGCGGGTCTTTCTCGCACAGATAAGAAAGCTATTCTGAACTAATTCTCAGAGAATCTTCCAGaagtagagaaaagcaaattttgtCATTCACGAGGATGCTGTTGGGCTGGGAGCcaaagagcaggggctctagTTCTGGGACCTAAGTCACTAACTGCTATGCAAACTGCTCCTCTGTTAAGCCTTGGTTTCATCCCCTGACAAATGGGGAGCTTGGTCTCAACAgagaaggatggggtgggggtgggggggctcacAGAGAGCCTGCAGCTTGAGGGAATGACAAGGGAGCCCATGAGGAACATGACCTTGTCAGTACTGAGGCTGGAGCCCCAGCGGAACTCAACCATCCCGTCCCATCGCCTGGCCAGGCAGCCCGGCTGGCTCCTTCCTTTACACAGAGCGGCTTCCTCTGGCTCCGGGCCTGCATGTGGGCCTGGCGGGCCACTCACTTGTGTTCTCTGACTCATCCTCCTTAAATTGGCTAAAGTGCTTCTTCAAGTGGGAAGAGCACCAGAAGTTAGGAGATCCATAGCTCCCAGCTTGGTCACTTACTAGTGTGTCCTCTGGAGCAAGCTTTCCCTTGCTGGGCCTGTTCCCCACTCTGTAATCCCAGGGCTCTGTGcaacattttgaaaacattaaaatgaccACCTTGAAAAGACTTTTCTTCCTTGGTCCCAcctgctttttccttctctctctaggGTCCTGTGGTAAACATCCAGTAGAAGTCACCCTTCATTCCTTATCTCACCAGGGTTAGCATTATTACTTTGAGGATAggtaatattttctctttcccctgGTATCTCAAGATCCCTAGCAGGTGGCAGAAATCTGGGAgtcaggggcctgggttccagtcccagccTGCCACTGCCAAGCCATGTAGTCTTGGATGCCAGTTAAGCATACAAGACTCACAGTTTCCTCAATCAGGGCACTTATCTCTCAAGGATGTTGGAAAGAAGGATGAAACAAGAAACTGCCTTGTTAAAATGTACACCAGTAGGGACAACAGActtgtattttcctttctctcaacTAGTGAAATACTGAGAATTGGCCAGTTAGCTCCCAAGATATATTGCTATTGGGAATATCTAGGTTATCTAAAAATAGTAACCTATTTCTAATGTTAATAaagtgagagaggaaggaagttcTCAGTATAATTTCCCACCTGAGGGAGTGAGGGGATGAGCCACTGACACTTTTCTCCTGCATTCCAGGCTTCCCTGTGGCCTTCTACGCCAGCTTTTCAGAAGGGACAGCTGCTCTGCAGACAGTGAAGTTCAACACCACTTACATCAACATCGGCAGCAGCTACTTCCCTGAACATGGCTATTTTCGAGCCCCTGAGCGTGGGGTCTATCTGTTTGCAGTGAGCATTGAATTCGGCCCAGGGCCAGGCACTGGGCAGCTGGTGTTTGGAGGTCACCAGTGGACCCCTGTCTATACCACCGAGGAGCAGAGGGGTGGGAGCCCGGCAGTGGTCTTTGCCATGGCTGAGCTGCAAAAGGGTGAGAGAGTATGGTTTGAACTAACCCAGGGATCAATAATGAAGAGAAGCCCGCCAGGCACTGCATTCGGGGGCTTCCTGATATTCAAGACCTGAGCACCAGGCACAGCTCTGATCAGACATCGCAGACTTGTTCAGCTCACCTTGGCCTGGCGCTCAGGCTAGGATTGGTCTGGAGACCATCCAGCTGGTCTAGCTCTTCCCTGGAAACCTTCTGCAAAGACAACATGGCATTTGTGGCCTCCCTCTGGACACACTGAGTCTGGCTGTTTCTTAATGATGAGAAGGACTGGAATGCTTCTCTCCAGGCAGGACCTGGTCTGGGGACATGTGAATCTTGGCTTGGTGTGCCTTCCAAGGCAGCATGGCTTGGATTCCAGCTCTTGGCCGTACCCCGTGTTCTATAGCTTCTTTGGTGTTTTGCTCCTCCTGTGGTTGGAAACTTCCATACAACACTAAACCtttttcctgcttcctcttctccttcatcTTATGCTAGAAAATCATTCTTTCCCAGAAAGAATATGTTTAAGTGGAAGTGACATTTAAATGGAAGTGGTGAAGAAGCCAGTCTCCACCCACTGCAGGGCAGTAGGAGAAAACTAACCTGTGTGGTATCTATCAATCAAAAATGGAGACAAAGACCTGGTTGAGTTAACCAAGGGAAACAAAATCAGTATCTTTTCCTTAGTTTCAGTCCTTCCTTGAATTTATCTGTAActttaactttacttctttttctccttgcctCATGCAGGGTAAAGGCCAAGACATGCCAAACACAAACTAAAATGTGTATAGCCTTCACCTTTTTTGCTTCCTCCAATAGCTTATGACCACCCTAGTTCTTATTAGCATTTCTAACCAAGAAGGGAgctgggggaagagaaggaagacgGTAAACATCTCCCTCAACAATTCTCAACTTTGGGATGAAGTGATATCCTTCAGATTGCTGTCTGGTTTGCAGAGCAAACCCGTATGGAGTGCAAAAAGATTTGGTAAAGTAGGTAGAAATCTGGGACAAACTGTCTGGGATGTGACTTTCATTACTCCAGGCCATATGTGACTTCACAGCTTCAGTTAATCCTACATAAAACACTCAGAGGCCTCCACGGCCTCCACAAGAATCTTGGATTAGACAGTACAGCTTAGAGTTGTAGTTGTTCCTACAATATCAATATATGGTTTTCAAAAAATTACAGGTCCTGACTCAAACAGGCTTCTTGTCAGGGTACACTTTTATTTTGGTAGTAGGTATTCAATATGTGTTGACTATACTTCTCTCTACAAGAAAATCAGATTGGTCTGGGTGATAAAAAAGGACAGCATGGGCTGTCAGGGTTCCCAGCCCTTCTCGTTTCCTTGGGCTCATGAATTCAAATAATTGTCCCTCAGAATTTATTTACCACTAAACTTGGTGTGCTTGATATGCTAAAATATCAGTGTCAAAAGGAACAATACGCCAGGCCATTCTGCCACTGACAGTTTGACCTTGGGATAAAACACCTCTCTTGAACGTTTCCATCTGTAGTATGAGGTGGGTAGTCTAACAGCTGTAAGTATTCTGGTATTTTATTATCT
This window harbors:
- the MMRN2 gene encoding multimerin-2 isoform X2, coding for MILTLLLSVGAPLGWGLLGAWAQVPGTRFSGPHSLRPPGVWKTEAEDTGRDPARRNWCPYQKSRLVTFVAACKTEKFLVHSQQPCPQGAPDCQKVKVMYSMAHRPVYQVKQKVLASVAWRCCPGFAGPDCQDHDPMAIPEPEDPGDSLQEPWDGPVDFEPGHPAAEISNMVEQQEHRLGDLQNDIHQGTDSLPGLWKALASNLTVATAEANQTELEFPNRSLEQVLLPHINTFLQGHLSLMWRSFNQSLHSLSQAIRNVSLDVEANRQALKRVQESSVARADFQELGAKFETKVQENAQRVGQLRQDVEGRLHAQHLSLHQSLSEVQADVDTKLKKLLKAQESPGVNSSLVLAAAGAAARPEPESLQARLGQLQRNLSALHVAAARKEEELQSTLADMKATLAQHVDEIKELYLESDDTYEQISKVERQMQELLVNHTALRELRVILMEKSLIMEENKEDVERQLLELNLTLQHLQGGHADLIKYVKDCNCQKLYFDLDVIREGQRDTTRALEETQVSLDERRQQDDSSLQALSSTVAALSQTVDAHGAEGERARADVARLRSQLRALGGEVSALRASEPEIRGEIRRLHSSFAALLEDALRHEAVLASLFGEEVMEEMSEEAPGPLPLRYEQIRTALLDAASGLQEQALGWDALAARVTALETALERASGTRGQAERLEPGRDASPEATSGLDLAGLGLELQRLSSDMVRVGQCCGASGASWLNSSLEGLRGELSTIERGLERHQRLFHSLFGNFQELVAANVSLDLGKLQAMLSRKGKKQQKGLETPRRRDRKQVGSLEDAQVKGPVLWEAGFPVAFYASFSEGTAALQTVKFNTTYINIGSSYFPEHGYFRAPERGVYLFAVSIEFGPGPGTGQLVFGGHQWTPVYTTEEQRGGSPAVVFAMAELQKGERVWFELTQGSIMKRSPPGTAFGGFLIFKT
- the MMRN2 gene encoding multimerin-2 isoform X1, encoding MILTLLLSVGAPLGWGLLGAWAQVPGTRFSGPHSLRPPGVWKTEAEDTGRDPARRNWCPYQKSRLVTFVAACKTEKFLVHSQQPCPQGAPDCQKVKVMYSMAHRPVYQVKQKVLASVAWRCCPGFAGPDCQDHDPMAIPEPEDPGDSLQEPWDGPVDFEPGLGSQTLMSHVYAGHPAAEISNMVEQQEHRLGDLQNDIHQGTDSLPGLWKALASNLTVATAEANQTELEFPNRSLEQVLLPHINTFLQGHLSLMWRSFNQSLHSLSQAIRNVSLDVEANRQALKRVQESSVARADFQELGAKFETKVQENAQRVGQLRQDVEGRLHAQHLSLHQSLSEVQADVDTKLKKLLKAQESPGVNSSLVLAAAGAAARPEPESLQARLGQLQRNLSALHVAAARKEEELQSTLADMKATLAQHVDEIKELYLESDDTYEQISKVERQMQELLVNHTALRELRVILMEKSLIMEENKEDVERQLLELNLTLQHLQGGHADLIKYVKDCNCQKLYFDLDVIREGQRDTTRALEETQVSLDERRQQDDSSLQALSSTVAALSQTVDAHGAEGERARADVARLRSQLRALGGEVSALRASEPEIRGEIRRLHSSFAALLEDALRHEAVLASLFGEEVMEEMSEEAPGPLPLRYEQIRTALLDAASGLQEQALGWDALAARVTALETALERASGTRGQAERLEPGRDASPEATSGLDLAGLGLELQRLSSDMVRVGQCCGASGASWLNSSLEGLRGELSTIERGLERHQRLFHSLFGNFQELVAANVSLDLGKLQAMLSRKGKKQQKGLETPRRRDRKQVGSLEDAQVKGPVLWEAGFPVAFYASFSEGTAALQTVKFNTTYINIGSSYFPEHGYFRAPERGVYLFAVSIEFGPGPGTGQLVFGGHQWTPVYTTEEQRGGSPAVVFAMAELQKGERVWFELTQGSIMKRSPPGTAFGGFLIFKT
- the MMRN2 gene encoding multimerin-2 isoform X3; protein product: MILTLLLSVGAPLGWGLLGAWAQVPGTRFSGPHSLRPPGVWKTEAEDTGRDPARRNWCPYQKSRLVTFVAACKTEKFLVHSQQPCPQGAPDCQKVKVMYSMAHRPVYQVKQKVLASVAWRCCPGFAGPDCQDHGHPAAEISNMVEQQEHRLGDLQNDIHQGTDSLPGLWKALASNLTVATAEANQTELEFPNRSLEQVLLPHINTFLQGHLSLMWRSFNQSLHSLSQAIRNVSLDVEANRQALKRVQESSVARADFQELGAKFETKVQENAQRVGQLRQDVEGRLHAQHLSLHQSLSEVQADVDTKLKKLLKAQESPGVNSSLVLAAAGAAARPEPESLQARLGQLQRNLSALHVAAARKEEELQSTLADMKATLAQHVDEIKELYLESDDTYEQISKVERQMQELLVNHTALRELRVILMEKSLIMEENKEDVERQLLELNLTLQHLQGGHADLIKYVKDCNCQKLYFDLDVIREGQRDTTRALEETQVSLDERRQQDDSSLQALSSTVAALSQTVDAHGAEGERARADVARLRSQLRALGGEVSALRASEPEIRGEIRRLHSSFAALLEDALRHEAVLASLFGEEVMEEMSEEAPGPLPLRYEQIRTALLDAASGLQEQALGWDALAARVTALETALERASGTRGQAERLEPGRDASPEATSGLDLAGLGLELQRLSSDMVRVGQCCGASGASWLNSSLEGLRGELSTIERGLERHQRLFHSLFGNFQELVAANVSLDLGKLQAMLSRKGKKQQKGLETPRRRDRKQVGSLEDAQVKGPVLWEAGFPVAFYASFSEGTAALQTVKFNTTYINIGSSYFPEHGYFRAPERGVYLFAVSIEFGPGPGTGQLVFGGHQWTPVYTTEEQRGGSPAVVFAMAELQKGERVWFELTQGSIMKRSPPGTAFGGFLIFKT